A portion of the Patescibacteria group bacterium genome contains these proteins:
- a CDS encoding ATP-binding protein: MIHSFSCKNFYSFGEETTLNFGVNNNAPENNGYFMAPSGNRLSKIETVIGPNASGKTNLLKILPFLKWLIIDSFNAKPEDPIVVQSFAFGDAKNEPTDLSVVFEIDGKVYTYEFVITKEKILSEELKLTSFAKEKKSTKKIFSRNWNKTENRYDFEGENFELPKGLENLLRTNASVIGTAARLNHVESQIIAKYWGQIETNVVEAGWIGDHLLPNSIAQLGEAFNFFSENSVLKTEAEKLLCRFDLGLSGFEIKKEKKENGFSLNVRAAHLFNGQKQYLPVQYESSGTKQLFVLLKSILAALEKGSIAVVDEFDVNLHPEMVSALYNLFVQPETNPKNAQLFMSTHSHILLSKLDKYQIVLVEKNENGISEAWRLDEVSDVRSDENYYSKYLAGAYGAVPKI; this comes from the coding sequence ATGATTCATTCATTTTCCTGCAAAAATTTTTACTCCTTTGGAGAAGAAACCACTCTTAATTTTGGAGTAAACAATAACGCTCCCGAAAACAATGGGTATTTTATGGCGCCTTCCGGCAACCGTCTTTCAAAGATAGAAACCGTCATCGGACCAAACGCTTCCGGCAAAACAAATTTGCTTAAAATTTTGCCTTTCTTGAAATGGCTGATTATTGATTCGTTTAACGCTAAGCCGGAAGATCCGATTGTTGTGCAATCTTTTGCTTTTGGCGACGCGAAAAATGAACCTACAGATTTATCAGTGGTTTTTGAAATTGACGGAAAGGTCTATACTTATGAATTTGTCATTACTAAGGAAAAAATTTTAAGTGAAGAACTGAAACTAACCAGTTTCGCGAAAGAAAAGAAATCAACCAAGAAAATATTTTCCCGCAATTGGAATAAAACAGAAAATCGTTATGATTTTGAAGGAGAAAACTTTGAATTGCCAAAAGGACTTGAAAACCTTTTGCGCACAAACGCAAGCGTAATCGGCACCGCCGCTCGTCTTAATCATGTTGAAAGCCAAATAATCGCAAAATATTGGGGGCAGATTGAAACAAATGTCGTTGAGGCTGGATGGATCGGCGATCATTTGTTGCCAAATTCAATCGCTCAACTCGGCGAGGCATTTAATTTTTTTAGCGAAAACAGTGTCCTTAAAACGGAGGCTGAAAAATTATTGTGTCGTTTTGATTTGGGTTTAAGTGGATTTGAAATCAAAAAAGAAAAAAAAGAAAATGGTTTTTCGCTTAATGTGCGAGCGGCGCATTTGTTTAACGGGCAAAAACAATATTTGCCTGTGCAATATGAATCATCCGGTACCAAACAATTATTTGTGCTTCTGAAAAGCATTCTTGCTGCGCTTGAAAAAGGAAGTATTGCCGTTGTTGATGAGTTTGATGTCAATCTTCACCCTGAAATGGTGAGTGCTTTATATAATTTGTTTGTCCAACCTGAAACAAATCCAAAAAACGCTCAATTATTTATGAGCACCCACAGTCATATTCTTTTAAGCAAACTTGATAAATATCAAATTGTTTTGGTCGAAAAAAATGAAAATGGCATAAGCGAAGCATGGCGTTTGGATGAGGTTTCTGATGTCCGCTCCGATGAAAACTATTATTCAAAATACCTTGCTGGCGCGTACGGAGCCGTTCCAAAAATATAA